A single region of the Solwaraspora sp. WMMD791 genome encodes:
- a CDS encoding FAD-linked oxidase C-terminal domain-containing protein produces the protein MSDLIDALRAVLPDGAVLTDPDLLRGHQRDEADLCAAGTPAVVVRPRTTAEVVATVGVAARYGVPVVPQGARTGLAGAANAVDGAVVVSTVAMDTIVDVDPVNRTAVVQPGVVNATLAAEVGRHGLRYPPDPGSWESSTIGGNVATNAGGMCCVKYGVTSEYVIGLEVVLASGEVLRTGRRTAKGVAGYDLTRLFVGSEGTLGVITEVTVALRPAADTALTLVAVFDSTTAAGAAVADIAAGGLSPSLLELLDRTHLAAIEAYRPMGLRTDAAALLLASVDTGTAASADLDRLAQVCTAAGAAEVYAASDAVEAAALLQARRLAHPAMERFAARTFPDGNGGLIIDDVAVPRSALARMLDGVAAIATAHEVPIGVVGHAGDGNLHPNIVVDRADPQSLARGRAAFDAIMRLGLDLGGTCTGEHGVGLLKRDWLAEEIGPVGMRVHRAIKQALDPTGLLNPGKLL, from the coding sequence ATGTCCGACCTCATCGACGCCCTCCGCGCGGTGCTGCCCGACGGTGCGGTGCTGACCGACCCCGACCTGCTGCGCGGCCACCAACGCGACGAGGCGGACCTCTGCGCCGCCGGCACCCCCGCCGTCGTGGTCCGGCCCCGCACGACCGCCGAGGTGGTCGCCACCGTCGGCGTCGCCGCCCGGTACGGCGTACCGGTGGTGCCGCAGGGTGCGCGGACCGGGCTGGCCGGCGCGGCGAACGCGGTCGACGGCGCGGTGGTCGTCTCCACCGTCGCGATGGACACCATCGTCGACGTCGACCCGGTCAACCGCACCGCCGTCGTCCAGCCCGGCGTGGTCAACGCCACGCTCGCCGCCGAGGTCGGCCGGCACGGGCTGCGCTACCCGCCGGACCCCGGATCCTGGGAGTCGTCCACCATCGGCGGCAACGTCGCCACCAACGCCGGCGGCATGTGCTGCGTCAAGTACGGCGTGACCAGCGAGTACGTCATCGGCCTCGAAGTGGTCCTGGCCAGCGGCGAGGTGCTGCGGACCGGCCGGCGCACCGCCAAGGGGGTCGCCGGCTACGACCTGACCCGGCTGTTCGTCGGCTCCGAAGGAACCCTCGGGGTGATCACCGAGGTGACCGTCGCGCTGCGGCCGGCCGCCGACACCGCCCTCACCCTCGTCGCCGTCTTCGACTCCACCACCGCCGCCGGTGCCGCCGTCGCCGACATCGCCGCCGGTGGGCTCAGCCCCAGCCTGCTGGAGCTGCTGGACCGCACCCACCTGGCGGCGATCGAGGCGTACCGGCCGATGGGGCTGCGCACCGACGCCGCCGCGCTGCTGCTCGCCTCGGTCGACACCGGCACCGCCGCCAGCGCCGACCTGGACCGCCTCGCCCAGGTCTGCACCGCCGCCGGGGCCGCCGAGGTGTACGCCGCCAGCGACGCGGTCGAGGCCGCCGCCCTGCTGCAGGCCCGCCGGCTGGCCCACCCGGCGATGGAACGCTTCGCCGCCCGGACCTTCCCCGACGGCAACGGCGGGCTGATCATCGACGACGTGGCGGTGCCCCGCTCGGCGCTGGCCCGGATGCTCGACGGGGTGGCCGCGATCGCCACGGCCCACGAGGTGCCGATCGGGGTGGTCGGGCACGCCGGCGACGGCAACCTGCACCCCAACATCGTGGTCGACCGGGCCGACCCGCAGAGCCTGGCCCGGGGCCGGGCCGCGTTCGACGCGATCATGCGGCTCGGCCTCGACCTCGGCGGCACCTGCACCGGCGAACACGGCGTCGGACTGCTCAAACGGGACTGGCTGGCCGAAGAGATCGGCCCGGTCGGGATGCGGGTGCACCGGGCGATCAAGCAGGCACTCGACCCGACCGGCCTGCTCAACCCCGGCAAGCTGCTCTGA
- a CDS encoding FUSC family protein: protein MAVAGKSPRPAASPRLAAILTVTRSRASMEFRERSERVRANIVLALQAGLAAAIAWFISHRVIGHELPIFAPISAVVILSASIGQRLKRTAELVVGVAIGIAVGDAIILTIGTGTWQLALIVPLAVIAAVFLGGGSALVTQSASSGVLVATLLPTTQSFYPDRFIDALVGGLVGLVVLILLLPLNPLTIVRRAADPALDILADMLIRSGDALAAGDRRRARAASQRLHDAEKELSAFRDAVHAGHETAVLAPARWRARAPLAQYAESAEYLTRGLRNSRVLARRVVSILTDQEPVPPSLPPAICHLGEAVRTLRYELDAGADPARTRRRALDAARCAAEAYESGVGFNGSVVVAQIRATASDLVRASGIAPDEVERLVGEAFGRDVTANEQT, encoded by the coding sequence ATGGCCGTCGCCGGAAAGTCGCCCCGCCCGGCGGCGAGCCCGCGCCTCGCCGCGATCCTGACCGTGACCCGCAGCCGGGCGTCGATGGAGTTCCGGGAACGCTCGGAACGGGTCCGCGCCAACATCGTCCTCGCCCTGCAGGCCGGTCTGGCGGCCGCCATCGCCTGGTTCATCTCCCACCGGGTCATCGGCCACGAGCTGCCGATCTTCGCCCCGATCTCGGCGGTCGTCATCCTCAGCGCGTCCATCGGCCAGCGGCTGAAACGTACCGCCGAACTGGTCGTCGGCGTCGCCATCGGGATCGCCGTCGGCGACGCCATCATCCTGACCATCGGCACCGGCACCTGGCAGCTGGCGTTGATCGTGCCGCTCGCGGTGATCGCCGCCGTCTTCCTCGGCGGCGGATCGGCCCTGGTCACCCAGTCGGCGTCCTCAGGTGTCCTGGTCGCCACCCTCCTGCCGACGACCCAGAGCTTCTACCCGGACCGGTTTATCGACGCCCTGGTCGGCGGCCTGGTCGGGCTGGTGGTGCTGATCCTGCTGCTGCCGCTGAACCCGCTGACCATCGTGCGCCGCGCCGCCGACCCGGCGCTCGACATCCTGGCCGACATGCTGATCCGCTCCGGCGACGCGCTGGCCGCCGGAGACCGCCGCCGCGCCCGAGCCGCCTCCCAACGGCTGCACGACGCCGAGAAGGAACTCTCCGCGTTCCGTGACGCCGTCCACGCCGGGCACGAGACCGCGGTGCTGGCACCGGCCCGCTGGCGGGCCCGCGCCCCTCTGGCCCAGTACGCGGAGAGCGCCGAGTACCTGACCCGTGGTCTGCGGAACTCCCGGGTGCTGGCCCGACGGGTGGTGTCGATCCTGACCGACCAGGAGCCGGTGCCGCCGAGCCTGCCGCCGGCGATCTGCCACCTCGGCGAGGCGGTCCGCACCCTGCGGTACGAACTCGACGCCGGCGCCGACCCGGCCCGGACCCGGCGGCGGGCCCTGGACGCGGCCCGCTGCGCCGCCGAGGCGTACGAGTCGGGAGTCGGCTTCAACGGCTCCGTCGTGGTCGCCCAGATCCGGGCCACCGCGAGCGATCTGGTCCGGGCCAGCGGCATCGCGCCGGACGAGGTCGAACGGCTGGTCGGCGAGGCGTTCGGCCGCGACGTGACGGCCAACGAGCAGACGTGA
- a CDS encoding PrsW family intramembrane metalloprotease, producing MVDSQSGGSAPERPRTDPTETEATGPTEAVEPAPPATAEAEPVAAASAEAEAAQAPADEAVPAGRLRRSVWLRWLALAGIVVLIAGCGVAILVYLGTALGPVALTVGVIAAVLPVPVLVACFLWLDRYEPEPVRYLAFCFAWGAFVSTYASLNVNNFSADLLYNLGYSEALVAVLVAPFIEELTKTLGPILLLLTRRREWSGITDGIVYCGMSAIGFAMVENILYLGGYGYAAGAEQYGPATGAQNVFAIFIVRILFTGFAHPLFTSMAGVGLGIAARTADRRIRVLAPTAGLLLAMMLHGAWNLIPTLVEATGQTLILLYGYIGLMVPIFFGMVGLAVWLRSWEGRLTERVLPDYVRAGWFTPPEVAALGSLGRRHSARRWARRVAGDPGLRAMRDFQAGATKLALQRDSLIRGLESTPKQLARHAKEEHRLLTALAGYRQVFVGRDPQAPAATWDGERYQMAFPDGVTRPVDAPDEPVVPIPVVLTAPPPPPPPVYAYGGQPGWPYGGSPPSPPPGYGPPTGYGPPPPGYYGAPPPGYGPPPGYGPPTGYGTPPGYGPPTGYGTPPGHGTPPGYGQPPPEYRPPSDYQVRPGHYDPPTN from the coding sequence ATGGTCGACTCTCAGTCCGGCGGTTCCGCGCCGGAGCGTCCCCGCACGGACCCGACCGAGACCGAGGCGACCGGGCCGACTGAGGCGGTCGAGCCGGCCCCGCCCGCCACGGCTGAAGCCGAGCCGGTCGCGGCTGCCTCGGCTGAAGCCGAGGCGGCCCAGGCCCCGGCCGACGAGGCGGTGCCGGCCGGTCGGCTGCGGCGCAGCGTCTGGCTGCGCTGGCTGGCGTTGGCCGGCATCGTGGTGCTGATCGCCGGTTGCGGCGTCGCCATCCTGGTCTACCTGGGTACGGCGCTCGGCCCGGTCGCGTTGACCGTCGGCGTCATCGCGGCGGTGCTGCCCGTACCGGTGCTGGTCGCCTGTTTCCTGTGGCTGGACCGCTACGAACCGGAGCCGGTGCGCTACCTCGCCTTCTGCTTCGCCTGGGGCGCGTTCGTCTCCACGTACGCCTCGCTGAACGTGAACAACTTCTCGGCGGATCTGCTCTACAACCTGGGCTACTCGGAAGCGCTGGTGGCGGTGCTGGTCGCCCCGTTCATCGAGGAGCTGACGAAGACCCTCGGCCCGATCCTGCTGCTGCTGACCCGCCGCCGCGAATGGTCCGGCATCACCGACGGCATCGTCTACTGTGGCATGTCGGCGATCGGCTTCGCGATGGTGGAGAACATCCTCTACCTCGGCGGGTACGGCTACGCCGCCGGCGCCGAACAGTACGGCCCGGCGACCGGCGCGCAGAACGTCTTCGCCATCTTCATCGTCCGGATCCTGTTCACCGGGTTCGCCCATCCGCTGTTCACCTCGATGGCCGGCGTGGGGCTGGGCATCGCCGCCCGTACCGCCGACCGCCGCATCCGGGTCCTCGCCCCGACCGCCGGCCTGCTGCTGGCGATGATGCTGCACGGTGCCTGGAACCTGATCCCGACCCTGGTCGAGGCGACCGGGCAGACCCTCATCCTGCTGTACGGCTACATCGGGCTGATGGTGCCGATCTTCTTCGGCATGGTCGGCCTGGCGGTGTGGCTGCGCAGCTGGGAAGGCCGGCTCACCGAACGGGTGCTGCCCGACTACGTCCGCGCCGGCTGGTTCACCCCGCCGGAGGTGGCCGCGCTGGGCAGCCTCGGCCGGCGGCACTCCGCGCGGCGGTGGGCGCGACGGGTCGCCGGTGATCCCGGCCTGCGGGCGATGCGGGACTTCCAGGCCGGTGCGACGAAGCTCGCGCTGCAGCGGGACTCGCTGATCCGTGGGCTGGAGTCCACCCCGAAGCAGCTGGCCCGGCACGCCAAGGAGGAACACCGGCTGCTGACCGCGTTGGCCGGCTACCGGCAGGTGTTCGTCGGCCGCGATCCGCAGGCCCCGGCGGCGACCTGGGACGGCGAGCGCTACCAGATGGCCTTCCCGGACGGCGTGACGCGGCCGGTCGACGCCCCGGACGAGCCGGTGGTGCCGATCCCGGTGGTGCTGACCGCGCCACCGCCACCGCCCCCGCCGGTGTACGCCTACGGCGGTCAGCCGGGCTGGCCGTACGGCGGATCCCCGCCGTCCCCGCCGCCCGGTTACGGCCCGCCGACCGGCTACGGCCCACCGCCTCCTGGCTACTACGGCGCACCGCCGCCCGGCTACGGGCCCCCGCCCGGCTACGGCCCACCCACTGGCTACGGCACACCGCCGGGTTACGGCCCACCCACTGGCTACGGCACACCACCGGGTCACGGCACGCCGCCCGGCTATGGCCAGCCGCCGCCGGAGTACCGTCCGCCGTCGGACTACCAGGTCCGGCCCGGCCACTACGACCCGCCGACCAACTGA
- a CDS encoding glycerol-3-phosphate dehydrogenase/oxidase, giving the protein MRDPAVSRYAAGQLSVTRRAADLRRLRSERFDVLVIGGGVTGAGAALDAASRGLKVALIEARDYAAGTSSRSSKLIHGGLRYLEQLELGLVHEALTERGLLATRIAPHLVRPVPILVPLPHGDAAGVRALPGRAWRRAYYGAGVAAYDVFAGVFGGGRGMPLHQHLSREGARRVFPSLRPDVVAGAIRYYDGQVDDARLVVTLARTAASLGAATVTSARVVGLLRQAREVTGVRVRDMEARPGDPDAEFEVRARTVIAATGVWSDDVSRMLGDVGVRPGLRVRASKGVHLVVPRSAITGEAGLILRTATSVLFVLPWGGHWIIGTTDTDWRLDRSHPAASDRDIGYLLDQVNTVLDRPLTPRDIEGVYAGLRPLLAGEADSTSRLSREHAVVEPMLGLLLVAGGKYTTYRVMAADVVDRAAARLGVTRPSRTAQLPLLGADGYTAMWRDRADVARRNGVPVGVLEHLLERYGTLAVELLALIRDDPLLASPVSGAPEYLAAEIAYAARAEGALHLDDVLTRRTRISIETPHRGDDSAEHTAEVMGRALGWDDAVRAREVEHYQARVAAELQSQRMPDDATADAARLGAADVRGFAADRGVDWPTDTGIATG; this is encoded by the coding sequence GTGCGTGACCCTGCCGTTTCCCGGTATGCCGCCGGCCAGCTGTCCGTGACCCGCCGCGCCGCCGACCTGCGTCGGCTGCGTAGTGAGCGGTTCGACGTCCTGGTGATCGGCGGTGGCGTGACCGGCGCCGGTGCCGCCCTGGACGCCGCCTCCCGTGGTCTGAAGGTCGCCCTGATCGAGGCGCGTGACTACGCCGCCGGCACCTCCAGCCGGTCCAGCAAACTGATCCACGGCGGCCTGCGCTACCTGGAGCAGTTGGAGCTGGGCCTGGTCCACGAGGCGCTCACTGAGCGTGGCCTGCTGGCCACCCGGATCGCGCCGCATCTGGTCCGGCCGGTGCCGATCCTGGTGCCGTTGCCGCACGGCGACGCCGCCGGGGTGCGGGCGCTGCCCGGCCGGGCCTGGCGGCGGGCCTACTACGGGGCGGGTGTCGCCGCGTACGACGTGTTCGCCGGCGTCTTCGGCGGCGGCCGGGGCATGCCGCTGCACCAGCACCTGTCCCGCGAAGGGGCCCGGCGGGTCTTCCCGAGCCTGCGGCCGGACGTGGTGGCCGGCGCGATCCGCTACTACGACGGCCAGGTCGACGACGCCCGGCTGGTCGTGACGCTGGCCCGTACCGCCGCGAGTCTGGGCGCGGCCACGGTGACCAGCGCCCGCGTCGTCGGCCTGCTGCGGCAGGCCCGCGAGGTGACCGGGGTCCGGGTGCGGGACATGGAGGCCCGGCCCGGGGATCCGGACGCCGAGTTCGAGGTACGGGCCCGCACCGTGATCGCGGCCACCGGGGTGTGGAGCGACGACGTGTCGCGGATGCTCGGCGACGTCGGGGTCCGGCCTGGTCTGCGGGTACGGGCGTCGAAGGGCGTGCACCTGGTGGTGCCCCGGTCGGCGATCACCGGTGAGGCGGGGCTGATCCTGCGTACCGCCACGTCGGTGTTGTTCGTGCTCCCCTGGGGCGGGCACTGGATCATCGGCACCACGGACACCGACTGGCGGCTCGACCGGTCGCACCCGGCGGCCTCGGACCGTGACATCGGCTACCTGCTGGACCAGGTGAACACGGTGCTGGACCGGCCGTTGACGCCGCGCGACATCGAGGGCGTGTACGCCGGGCTGCGACCGCTGCTGGCCGGCGAGGCGGACTCCACGTCGCGGCTGTCCCGGGAGCACGCGGTGGTCGAGCCGATGCTCGGGCTGCTGCTGGTGGCCGGCGGCAAGTACACGACGTACCGGGTGATGGCCGCCGACGTGGTGGACCGGGCGGCGGCCCGGCTCGGGGTGACCCGGCCGTCGCGGACCGCGCAGCTGCCGCTGCTCGGCGCGGACGGCTACACCGCCATGTGGCGGGACCGGGCGGACGTGGCCCGCCGCAACGGCGTACCGGTCGGGGTGTTGGAGCATCTGCTGGAGCGGTACGGCACCCTCGCGGTGGAGCTGCTGGCGCTGATCCGGGACGATCCGCTGCTGGCCAGCCCGGTCTCCGGGGCCCCGGAGTACCTGGCCGCCGAGATCGCGTACGCCGCCCGCGCCGAGGGCGCGCTGCACCTGGACGACGTGCTGACCCGGCGGACCCGGATCTCGATCGAGACGCCGCACCGGGGGGACGACTCGGCCGAGCACACCGCTGAGGTGATGGGCCGGGCGCTCGGCTGGGACGACGCGGTCCGGGCCCGGGAGGTGGAGCACTACCAGGCGCGGGTGGCGGCCGAGTTGCAGTCGCAGCGGATGCCGGACGACGCGACGGCGGACGCGGCCCGGCTCGGTGCCGCCGACGTGCGGGGCTTCGCCGCCGACCGGGGTGTGGACTGGCCGACGGACACCGGCATCGCCACCGGCTGA
- a CDS encoding GNAT family N-acetyltransferase: protein MEELTDRHRSAVVELCRHALDLPADAAEAAQIIDRLHPAPPALAADDAAGLSRRRTVALVALVDQTVRGVVLGSLAHRDPAVGHVDLIAVHPDLRRHGLGRALLSRAESALAARGATEVLLAGNPPYYAWPGVDVRYTPAVCLAMACGYQQDRTAWNMTADLSATDSPALRDTDAAQQRLAAAGITVRRATAADVPALVAFTRTTFGDAWAAEVAQSVGRAGAGCHLAVRDPATATATATAATATASAATATATASAVGDGPVEVLGFAAYGSSRPSWFGPMGTAPTAQGLGIGALLLRRCLQEQRAAGHLQVEIGWVGPVPFYASAAGARIERVFFLYRKQL, encoded by the coding sequence ATCGAGGAACTGACCGACCGGCACCGGTCAGCGGTCGTCGAGCTGTGCCGCCACGCGCTCGACCTGCCCGCCGACGCCGCCGAGGCCGCCCAGATCATCGACCGGCTGCACCCGGCACCGCCCGCGCTGGCCGCCGATGACGCCGCCGGGCTCAGCCGCCGCCGGACCGTCGCCCTGGTCGCCCTGGTCGACCAGACGGTACGGGGCGTGGTGCTGGGTTCGTTGGCGCACCGGGACCCGGCGGTGGGGCACGTCGACCTGATCGCCGTACACCCGGATCTTCGCCGCCACGGCCTGGGTCGGGCGCTGCTGAGCCGGGCGGAGAGCGCGTTGGCCGCGCGGGGCGCCACTGAGGTGCTGCTCGCCGGCAACCCGCCGTACTACGCCTGGCCGGGCGTGGACGTGCGGTACACCCCGGCGGTCTGCCTGGCGATGGCGTGCGGCTACCAGCAGGACCGGACCGCCTGGAACATGACCGCCGACCTGTCCGCCACGGATTCCCCGGCGCTGCGGGACACCGACGCGGCGCAGCAGCGGCTGGCGGCGGCCGGCATCACCGTACGCCGGGCCACCGCCGCCGACGTACCGGCGTTGGTGGCGTTCACCCGGACCACGTTCGGCGACGCGTGGGCTGCCGAGGTGGCCCAGTCGGTGGGGCGCGCCGGGGCCGGCTGCCATCTGGCGGTCCGTGACCCCGCCACTGCCACTGCCACTGCCACCGCCGCTACTGCTACTGCTTCCGCCGCTACTGCTACTGCTACTGCCTCCGCTGTCGGCGACGGCCCCGTCGAGGTGCTCGGCTTCGCCGCGTACGGCTCGTCGCGGCCCAGCTGGTTCGGCCCGATGGGGACGGCACCGACGGCGCAGGGTCTGGGTATCGGCGCGTTGCTGCTGCGGCGGTGCCTGCAGGAGCAGCGGGCGGCCGGTCATCTCCAGGTCGAGATCGGCTGGGTGGGCCCGGTGCCGTTCTACGCCTCGGCCGCCGGTGCCCGCATCGAGCGGGTCTTCTTCCTGTACCGCAAACAGCTCTGA
- a CDS encoding S8 family serine peptidase yields the protein MSQAPGFPGHPFPGHPYPVSPYPAPAPAPGPWPVIAAVAVGLWSLGVTVLAQAGGWLTDQVLLASGLPRPAVVWPLIGLGNALLVGVPAMLLALVPRSTAVRATGRAWLVGAFALAGFGLIRALPGARHELYLLLLAALAAGGALLLRALRRRTATAEAAAAEAGATEAGAETEAAAGAAPEPAAGRDRLTPTLIAVAAGLVMLVPWLWLGALGGAMETVLALVAAAAVGWYAVELLPPGYWSAIGDTARGPSAVRTVLAGGTVAGVGLALLAAGVGQPGVQLVALLAVPPIGYAAAAIVWATRRTGAESAGGESAGGESAGGDAAGTDRAGSSLAGSAPVGVLVGSTVVGPLAFLDGEEISLLLIGRDLPFWAAVGAGVAWALGVVLSLILGVGLGRAGAGRLGSAPAGASPAGASRPRRIVAAVLVAVLAATGTAVYLTAGQPGLYGERLFVVLREQADLSDVTRSTGPAGRDARIGEVYRRLVDTAESSQADLRADLDRWGLSYTPYYLVNAIEVDGGAAVRAWLSRRADVDRVLLSPQLRPLPAPVSGDGGDEPAPQTPQWNITMLGADRVWSELDVDGAGIVVGSSDSGVDGAHPALAEGFRGGEDSWYDPWNDTRTPTDNNGHGTHTLGSAVGDTSIGVAPGASWVGCVNLDRNLGNPARYLDCLQFMLAPFPAGGDPLRDGRPERAPHVLTNSWGCPELEGCDLTSLAPATQALAAAGLMVVAAAGNTGPFCGSVDDPPAPYADVLTVGAVDSDRTVTEFSSRGPAPQGDVKPDLVAPGAAVLSAMPGGGYAALDGTSMAAPHVAGVVALMWSANPALIGDLERTDEILRQTAGDASTGFADPCGDRANLTGAGLVDAYAAVQAAQAAG from the coding sequence ATGTCGCAGGCCCCCGGATTTCCCGGACACCCCTTCCCCGGCCACCCCTACCCGGTCTCGCCCTACCCGGCGCCAGCCCCCGCCCCGGGCCCGTGGCCGGTGATCGCCGCCGTCGCCGTCGGGCTCTGGTCACTGGGCGTCACCGTGCTGGCGCAGGCCGGCGGCTGGCTCACCGACCAGGTCCTGCTCGCCAGCGGCCTGCCCCGGCCGGCGGTCGTCTGGCCGCTGATCGGTCTCGGCAACGCGCTGCTGGTCGGGGTGCCGGCGATGCTGCTGGCCCTGGTCCCCCGGTCGACGGCGGTCCGGGCCACCGGCCGCGCCTGGCTGGTCGGCGCGTTCGCGCTCGCCGGGTTCGGGCTGATCCGGGCGCTTCCCGGCGCGCGGCACGAGCTGTACCTGCTGCTACTCGCCGCGCTGGCCGCCGGTGGCGCACTGCTGCTGCGGGCGTTACGCCGCCGCACCGCCACCGCTGAAGCCGCCGCCGCTGAAGCCGGGGCCACTGAAGCCGGGGCCGAGACCGAAGCCGCCGCCGGGGCCGCGCCGGAACCGGCCGCCGGGCGGGACCGGCTGACGCCGACACTGATCGCCGTCGCGGCCGGGCTGGTCATGCTGGTCCCCTGGCTCTGGCTCGGTGCGCTCGGCGGGGCCATGGAGACCGTGCTGGCGCTCGTCGCGGCGGCCGCCGTCGGCTGGTACGCCGTCGAACTGCTACCGCCCGGCTACTGGTCGGCGATCGGCGACACCGCGCGCGGCCCGTCAGCGGTACGGACCGTGCTGGCCGGCGGCACGGTCGCCGGGGTCGGCCTGGCACTGCTCGCCGCCGGGGTCGGCCAGCCCGGGGTGCAGCTGGTCGCCCTGCTGGCCGTGCCGCCGATCGGCTACGCCGCCGCCGCGATCGTCTGGGCCACCCGCCGGACCGGCGCCGAGTCGGCCGGCGGCGAGTCGGCCGGCGGCGAGTCGGCCGGCGGCGACGCAGCAGGCACCGATCGGGCCGGCAGCAGCCTGGCCGGCAGCGCCCCGGTCGGCGTACTGGTCGGGTCGACCGTCGTCGGACCGCTCGCCTTCCTCGACGGCGAGGAGATCTCCCTGCTGCTGATCGGCCGGGACCTGCCGTTCTGGGCGGCGGTCGGAGCCGGCGTGGCGTGGGCGCTCGGCGTCGTACTCAGTCTGATCCTCGGCGTCGGACTCGGCCGGGCCGGCGCCGGGCGGCTGGGCAGCGCGCCGGCCGGAGCCTCGCCGGCCGGAGCCTCGCGGCCGCGCCGGATCGTCGCGGCCGTACTGGTCGCGGTCCTGGCAGCGACCGGTACGGCGGTGTACCTCACCGCCGGGCAACCCGGCCTGTACGGCGAACGCCTCTTCGTGGTGCTGCGCGAACAGGCCGACCTGTCCGACGTGACCCGGTCCACCGGGCCGGCCGGCCGCGACGCCCGGATCGGCGAGGTCTACCGCCGGCTGGTCGACACTGCCGAGTCCAGCCAGGCCGACCTGCGGGCCGACCTCGACCGCTGGGGCCTGTCGTACACCCCGTACTACCTGGTCAACGCGATCGAGGTGGACGGCGGAGCGGCGGTACGGGCGTGGTTGTCGCGCCGGGCCGACGTCGACCGGGTGCTGCTCAGCCCGCAGCTGCGGCCGCTGCCCGCCCCGGTCTCCGGCGACGGCGGCGACGAACCGGCCCCGCAGACGCCGCAGTGGAACATCACGATGCTCGGCGCCGACCGCGTCTGGTCCGAGCTCGACGTCGACGGGGCCGGGATCGTCGTCGGCTCCTCTGACTCCGGAGTGGACGGTGCGCATCCGGCGCTGGCCGAGGGGTTCCGGGGCGGCGAGGACTCCTGGTACGACCCGTGGAACGACACCCGTACGCCGACCGACAACAACGGGCACGGCACCCACACGCTCGGCTCGGCGGTCGGTGACACCTCCATCGGGGTGGCCCCCGGCGCCTCCTGGGTGGGCTGCGTCAACCTCGACCGCAACCTCGGCAACCCGGCCCGCTACCTGGACTGCCTGCAGTTCATGCTGGCACCGTTCCCGGCCGGCGGGGATCCGCTGCGCGACGGGCGACCGGAGCGGGCACCGCACGTGCTGACGAACTCGTGGGGCTGCCCCGAGCTGGAAGGCTGCGACCTGACCTCACTGGCTCCGGCGACGCAGGCGCTCGCCGCCGCCGGGCTGATGGTGGTGGCCGCCGCCGGCAACACCGGCCCGTTCTGCGGCTCGGTCGACGACCCACCGGCCCCGTACGCCGACGTGCTGACCGTCGGCGCGGTCGACAGCGACCGTACGGTGACCGAGTTTTCCAGCCGGGGACCGGCGCCGCAGGGCGACGTCAAGCCGGACCTGGTCGCCCCCGGCGCGGCGGTGCTGTCGGCGATGCCCGGCGGCGGGTACGCGGCCCTCGACGGCACGTCGATGGCGGCACCGCACGTCGCCGGCGTGGTGGCGCTGATGTGGTCGGCCAACCCCGCGCTGATCGGCGACCTGGAGCGCACCGACGAAATCCTGCGGCAGACCGCCGGCGACGCGTCGACCGGGTTCGCCGACCCTTGCGGGGACCGGGCGAACCTGACCGGAGCCGGGCTGGTCGACGCCTACGCCGCGGTCCAGGCCGCGCAGGCAGCCGGTTAA